The proteins below come from a single Alphaproteobacteria bacterium genomic window:
- the hfq gene encoding RNA chaperone Hfq, which yields MTNEKNQNVQDIFLNHVRKNKIPVTIFLVSGVKLQGIVTWFDNFSMLLKREGHSQLVYKHSISTIMPNNPVQLFDDNGEDPESKEK from the coding sequence ATGACCAATGAAAAAAATCAAAACGTCCAAGATATTTTTTTAAATCATGTACGTAAAAATAAAATACCTGTAACTATTTTTTTAGTAAGTGGCGTTAAATTACAAGGTATAGTTACTTGGTTTGATAATTTTTCAATGCTTCTCAAAAGAGAAGGGCATTCTCAACTCGTCTATAAGCATTCTATATCGACGATTATGCCTAATAATCCGGTACAGCTCTTTGATGATAATGGGGAAGATCCAGAATCAAAAGAAAAATAA
- a CDS encoding iron-containing alcohol dehydrogenase, whose product MINLSIKKLLNGTYVNPDDTGFLKIGIKQIVIERSLETQELELIKELNLGKKLGLVFDSNTFEVLGKRIDHSLSNSFNLKKIGLPINIDANITLIDQLLYEFNDVDAVIAVGSGTINDLCKFATFKLNKPYVIFGTSPSVNGYCSMNASITDGHIKKSFKAHLPTAVFLDLTVLSSAPVKMIQAGLGDSICRSTAQTDWLLSHILLETPYKKAPFNLLSEDENYLFENSAKLLEKDMNVMAALARTLILSGCGMTLCGGSYPASQGEHLLSHYMEWYHKDKKMNLLHGEQIAVTTLTMARLQHKILSLSTLPLLDEPTVNKEQIIDHFGPEIGEDFWDEYATKIAYFLHKDKINKILKNSWNDIKKEILNISLPPHTLEQTLLNINAPTTIQHVGWSKDSYKNALFYAKTMRNRYTFLDFVADTNNTSFLQSLSH is encoded by the coding sequence ATGATTAATCTTTCTATAAAAAAACTATTAAATGGTACTTATGTCAATCCCGATGATACGGGATTTTTAAAAATTGGTATAAAACAAATTGTTATTGAACGAAGTTTAGAAACTCAAGAACTTGAATTAATTAAAGAATTAAATTTGGGTAAAAAACTTGGACTTGTTTTTGATTCTAATACTTTTGAAGTATTAGGGAAAAGAATTGATCACTCTCTCTCAAATAGTTTTAATTTAAAAAAAATTGGATTGCCTATAAACATTGATGCCAACATTACGTTGATTGATCAACTTTTATATGAATTTAATGATGTTGATGCAGTTATTGCAGTGGGTTCTGGTACAATTAATGATTTATGTAAATTTGCTACTTTTAAACTTAATAAACCCTATGTAATTTTTGGTACATCCCCCTCGGTAAATGGATACTGTTCAATGAATGCATCAATTACAGATGGACATATTAAGAAATCCTTTAAAGCTCATTTACCTACAGCTGTTTTTCTTGATTTAACTGTTTTATCGTCAGCCCCCGTAAAAATGATCCAAGCAGGGTTAGGGGATTCTATTTGTCGCTCTACCGCACAGACAGACTGGCTACTATCCCATATTTTATTAGAAACACCTTATAAGAAGGCGCCTTTTAATCTTTTAAGTGAAGATGAAAATTATTTATTTGAAAATAGTGCCAAGCTTTTAGAAAAAGATATGAATGTCATGGCAGCACTGGCCAGGACACTTATTTTATCTGGATGCGGGATGACCTTATGTGGGGGAAGCTATCCAGCAAGCCAAGGTGAACATTTATTAAGCCATTATATGGAATGGTATCATAAAGATAAAAAAATGAACCTTCTACATGGGGAACAAATTGCGGTTACAACATTAACTATGGCTAGGCTTCAACATAAAATCTTATCCTTGTCAACATTACCTTTGCTAGATGAACCCACAGTAAATAAAGAACAAATTATTGATCATTTTGGTCCCGAAATAGGGGAAGATTTCTGGGATGAATATGCAACTAAGATAGCATATTTTTTACATAAAGATAAAATTAATAAAATTTTAAAAAATTCTTGGAATGACATAAAAAAAGAAATTCTTAACATCTCCCTGCCACCTCATACACTGGAACAAACTTTATTGAATATAAACGCACCTACAACAATTCAACATGTAGGGTGGTCAAAAGATTCATATAAAAATGCATTGTTTTATGCCAAAACAATGCGTAATCGTTATACCTTTCTTGATTTTGTAGCTGATACAAATAATACATCATTTTTACAATCATTAAGTCATTAA
- a CDS encoding HAD-IIB family hydrolase, whose protein sequence is MLLDLIPIEIKKSVSYILTDIDDTLTTEGKLPACAYSAMEKLSQHGIHIIPITGRPAGWCDMIARFWPVKAVVGENGAFYFCYKHEMQKMVRFYVKNEQERLKDRHKLDILSHEILNKVPGCAISADQSYRVADLAIDFAEDVIKLDDKKIVEIVDIFHSHGAHAKISSIHINGWFGDYNKLSMTKILFAKEFKINLDTYRDKVFFIGDSPNDEPMFEYFNHSVGVANILNFKSKISTMPKWITQKSGGEGFAEFADLFL, encoded by the coding sequence ATGTTGCTTGATCTTATACCCATAGAAATAAAAAAATCTGTTTCTTACATATTAACAGATATAGATGATACATTAACCACAGAGGGTAAGCTCCCTGCGTGTGCATATTCTGCAATGGAAAAATTATCGCAACACGGCATTCATATTATCCCTATTACAGGCAGACCAGCAGGGTGGTGTGATATGATTGCCCGTTTTTGGCCGGTTAAAGCTGTGGTTGGTGAAAATGGTGCTTTTTATTTTTGCTATAAGCATGAAATGCAAAAAATGGTTCGGTTTTATGTAAAGAATGAACAAGAACGACTAAAAGATAGGCATAAACTTGATATTCTATCGCATGAAATTTTAAATAAGGTACCAGGATGTGCCATTTCTGCGGATCAATCTTACCGTGTTGCAGATCTTGCCATAGATTTTGCCGAAGATGTGATAAAACTAGACGATAAAAAAATAGTAGAAATTGTTGATATTTTTCATTCTCATGGGGCGCATGCAAAAATTAGTTCTATCCATATTAATGGTTGGTTTGGTGATTATAATAAACTTAGCATGACCAAAATTCTTTTTGCCAAAGAATTTAAAATAAATCTTGATACCTATCGTGATAAGGTTTTTTTTATTGGCGATTCACCCAATGATGAACCCATGTTTGAATATTTTAATCATTCTGTTGGGGTAGCCAATATTTTAAATTTTAAATCTAAAATTTCTACCATGCCCAAATGGATTACACAAAAATCAGGGGGGGAAGGATTTGCAGAATTTGCCGATTTATTTTTATAA
- the hflX gene encoding GTPase HflX, which translates to MYDQLLLSTQVIVLDIRLKRTKPNLRTNEAVLAEAINLAKAIHLNVVYSQTILINKFSAAALISMGHIDKISEIINQHKIELVIVNQTLSPIQQRNLEKAWKCKVIDRTGLILEIFASRAQTSEGKLQVELASLTYQKSRLVKSWTHLERQRGGFGFLGGPGESQLEIDRRLISERIDYIKKELSTVQRTRLLQRRSRQKSEYPLIALVGYTNSGKSTLFNLLTASKVLSKDQLFATLDPTMRAVILPSTRTIILSDTVGFISELPTLLIAAFRATLEEVLEADYIIHVIDSTHEDVIAQKNDVYHVLDELGIHHVVKDNILECYNKIDILSNEKKVEIENENNLENNKIFISALTGEGVHALLSKIDDYLSLDEKIMEYHLEYKDSSQIAWLYKYGQVLNRIDYDDFCYIKVKMSPANIQRFGHKQISKK; encoded by the coding sequence ATGTATGATCAGCTTTTATTATCTACACAAGTTATTGTCCTTGATATCAGGTTAAAAAGAACTAAACCAAATTTACGCACTAATGAAGCGGTTTTAGCGGAAGCCATAAATCTTGCGAAGGCTATTCATTTAAATGTTGTTTATAGCCAAACCATTCTAATAAATAAATTTAGTGCTGCGGCTTTAATATCTATGGGTCATATAGATAAAATATCTGAAATTATTAATCAGCACAAAATAGAATTGGTTATTGTTAATCAAACCTTGTCCCCAATTCAACAACGTAATCTAGAAAAAGCATGGAAATGTAAAGTCATTGATAGAACAGGATTAATTCTTGAAATATTTGCATCCCGAGCACAAACCTCTGAAGGTAAACTTCAAGTTGAACTTGCATCATTAACATACCAAAAAAGTAGATTAGTAAAATCCTGGACACATTTAGAAAGACAGCGTGGAGGATTTGGTTTTTTAGGCGGCCCAGGTGAATCTCAACTTGAAATTGATCGACGTCTTATTAGTGAGAGAATTGATTATATAAAAAAAGAATTAAGTACAGTTCAACGTACCCGTCTTTTGCAAAGAAGATCGCGCCAGAAATCAGAATACCCACTTATTGCCTTAGTTGGTTATACCAATTCAGGGAAATCAACCTTATTTAATTTATTAACTGCATCGAAGGTTTTATCCAAAGATCAACTTTTTGCAACTCTGGATCCTACGATGCGTGCTGTTATATTACCCTCAACGAGAACTATTATTCTCTCTGATACAGTAGGCTTTATTTCTGAATTACCAACATTGTTAATCGCAGCATTTCGTGCTACTTTAGAAGAAGTTTTAGAAGCAGATTATATCATTCATGTTATAGATTCTACTCATGAAGATGTCATTGCCCAAAAAAATGATGTTTATCATGTCTTGGATGAATTAGGTATTCATCATGTTGTAAAAGATAATATTTTAGAATGTTATAATAAAATTGATATACTTTCTAACGAAAAAAAAGTTGAAATAGAAAATGAAAATAATCTAGAGAATAATAAAATATTTATATCTGCATTAACAGGTGAAGGTGTTCATGCTTTATTATCCAAAATTGATGACTATTTATCTTTGGATGAAAAAATTATGGAATATCATTTAGAGTATAAAGATTCATCCCAAATAGCTTGGTTGTATAAATATGGACAAGTTCTAAATAGAATAGATTATGATGATTTTTGTTATATAAAAGTGAAAATGAGCCCTGCAAATATTCAACGTTTTGGACATAAGCAAATATCAAAAAAATAA